The region GAGTTCTAACGACGATGGTCACGGCCTAATCTCCAGATGACGAGCGCACGCGAAGCGCTGTCTCGTTTCGACCGTATAATATAGACGCCGCTTCGCAACCGCACAATCGCAGCTCGGCGCATTTTCGTACGCTCGCCGCTGTCCGAATGCCGAAGGTGAGAACATGCCCGATTGCGCCTTGCCGCCTGATCAACTTAGATATAACGTATACGAAATACGGGAACGGTCAATGGAGTTTTTATGAGCCACGTGGGGGTGGTCGGGGCAGGTGTCGTCGGACTGTCGAGCGCGCTGGCGTTGCTCGATGCCGGACACATGGTCACGCTGTTCGACGACGACGAGGGCGCCCAGGCGCCATCATGGGGCAACGCCGGGCACATTGCGGCAGAACAGGTCGCTCCGCTGGCATCGTTCGATACCGTGCGTTCGGTGCCCTCGCGCCTGTTCTGCACCGGCGGAGCGCTGGCGCTGCCCCCGGCGCAGATTGCGCGCTGGTTGCCGTTCTCGACGCGGTTGCTGCTGGCCAGCACTCCTTCGCGTTTCGCACGCGGGCGCGATGCTATGCGCTCGCTGCTCGCCGAAGCGGTCCCCGCCTGGCGCGCGCTGGTTGACCGGATAGGTGCGCCGGCGCTGCTGCGCGACGAGGGGCATTACGTTGCCTGGTACGATGCCGTGGCTGCACGCAAGGGCACAGCGGCCTGGCAGGCGGCGGATACCGGAACGGCGAGCCCGCGCCCCGCAAGCGCAGAAGAACTCCTGCGTCTCGGCGCACTGGGCAAAAAGCCATTGGCTGGAGCCTTGCGCTTTTCGGGCACCGCGCAGGTCGCCGATCTCGACAGCCTGCGCCGCAGCCTCGTCGAGGCCTTTCTCGCCAAGGGTGGCGTCCTGCGCCGCGGAAAGGCCGCGATCGAGCGGCAGGCGGACAGGGTGCAGGTGATCGGTCACCCCACGGATCAGGTGCTCGTCTGTGCGGGCGTGCATTCGCGCGTACTGCTGGAAGGGATCGGTCACAAGCTGCCGATGATCGCCGAGCGCGGCTACCATGTGCGCGCCGACGCGGCATACTGGCCCGAGGACCTGCCGCCCATCGCTTTCGAGGAGCGTGCGATGATCGTCACGCGCTACCGCGAGTGCGTGCAGGCGGCGAGCTTCGTCGAGTTCGCCAGCCCCGATGCGCCCGCCGATCCGCGCAAGTGGGAGCGGCTGGAGCGCCATATTGCAGAGCTTGGCCTGCCGATCACCGGGCCGTTCCGGCGCTGGATGGGCGCACGCCCGACGCTGCCCGACTATCTGCCCGCAATCGGGCGTTCCTCGCGTATTGGGAACCTCTTCTACGCCTGCGGTCACCAGCATCTCGGGCTCACGCTCGCGCCGATCACGGCGCGCATCGTCACCGCGCTTGTCGACGGTGCCACGCCGCCCGTCCCGGTCGAGGCCTTCGACATCGACCGCTTCGCCTGATCCCGCTCCTCGCGCGAGACCGCTGCGCGCAAGCTCTTACGAGGTCCATGACATGACCAAGCAGTTCTCCCGGCAACTGGCCGGTGCCCTTCGCCACGTCCAGACCATCCGCCGCCTGCCGCGCCGCGCTGTCCTCAAGGCAGGAGCGGCAAGTCTGCTGCTGCCTGCGCTCGCGCGCCGAGCGCAGGCCGAGACCGTCCTGCCCGAACGCTTGGTCTCGCGCCGGATCGGCGGCGAGGGGACGCTGTTCGCCGCCGGGTTCGACAAGGGCATGGTCACCAGCCTTCATGCGAGCGGGCACGAGGCGCTGGGCGACTTCATCCTGCAGGGCGGGTATCTCGGGCAGGTACGCGGCAAGTGGCGCGCAGCCGGTGGCGATGGCAGCTGGCGCGCCTTCGATACCGCGACGATGACGCCTGCGCGCAGCGCGGCCATCCGCACCGGCAGCGAGACCCGCTACACGCTCGCGCGCGGGCTGGCGCTGATCGTGCGCTTCGTGCTTTCGGGCGAGGGGCTGCGCTTCGACGTCGACATCGAGAACGCGCGCGGTGTCGCGATCGAGTTCGGCGACCTTGCGGTGCCGCTGCCGGTCAACGAGCTGCAGGCGAGCGGGGGCAAGGACCCGGCGGGCCTGCTCAAGCACAGCTTCGTCTCGGGACATGGCTCGCACATCTTCTGGCAGCGCAAGGACGTCGCGACGCCGTGGCTGGCGATGTTCCCCCAGTCAGGCACTGCGCTCGAGTACTGGGATACGCCCAGGGGCAAGGGCACGCCCTTCTGTGTCTACTTCAACGCCGCCTGCGCGGTCGAGGAAGTACGCAAGGCAGGCTCGCGCTGGCGACTGCCCGCCTCGATCCGCAGCGTGCCTGCGGGCGAGACGCTGCGTCAGGGCGTGCACTTCGAACTGGTCGAGGGCTATGACGACATGCGCCGCGCGATCGCCGATCACGGTCTCGTCGACGTCGAGGTGATACCCGGCATGACCGTGCCGAGCGACCTCGAGGTCACGCTTTCGCTGGGCTCGCGCATCCCGGTCGCGCGGCTCGAGGCGGAACATCCCGGCGAGACCCGCATCGAGGCGGCGGGCATGCGCGCCGGACGCCAGCTCTACCGCGTCGCCTTCTCGCGCCTTGGCGAAAACCAGCTCACGCTCGTCCAGACCGACGGCAGCCGCACCACGCTCGAGTTCTTCGCGACAGAGCCGGTCGAGACGCTGATCGCCAAGCGCGGCGCCTTCATCGCGGCGCACCAGCACAATGACCCGGCCAAGTGGTATAACGGATTGCTCGGCGAATGGGCGATGGACAGCGAAGTCCTGCTCGGCCCCGACAACTACGACCGCATCGGGGGCTGGCGCATCTACGAGGTGACCTGCGACGATCCCGGCCTGTCCAAGCCCGCGTTTCTCGGCCTCAAGCTTGCCGAATATCCGGTGCAGGCCGAAGTCGATGCGCTCGATCGCTACATCGAGCATTTCGTCTGGGGCGGTCTCCAGCAGACGACCGAGGAGCCCTATCCCTACGGCATCTACGGTATCCTCGACTGGAAGCGGAACCGCGAGAGCGACGATCCCGGCGACAAGGGGCGCAAGCACCTGTGGCGCCCTTATGACTACCCGCACATTGTCGCGATGTACTTTGGTATGTACCGCGCCGCGCGTCATCACCCCGGCATCGCGACGCACATGGCCCCGCTCGACTATCTCCAGCGCGCTTTCGGCACGGCGCGCGCGATGTTCACCGTGCCCGACGAACTCGTCGGCTGGGATGCCTGGAACATCGGCTATTACAACGAGATCGTCCTCACCGACCTGATCGAGGCGCTGGACGCGGAGGGGCTGGCCGACGAGGCGCGAGAGATCCGCAGCTTCTGGGAAAAGAAGGTCCATCATTTCGTCGAGGAGGTCGAGGACCTGTTCGTCTCGGAATATGCTTTCGATTCCACCGGCTTCGAATCGACGCAGGCCATGGCGCGCTACGCCATCGACCGGCCGGGCCAGTTCCCCGGCCCGCGTGCGCGGGCCTTCCGCGAGCGGCAGATGCAGGCGAACCTGTTCTGCCGGGGCTGGCTCGAGCCGAGCTACTATTACCTCGGCAGCGACTATCGCGGACAGGGCGGCGATGCCTACGTGCTCACATATATGTCGCAGATGGGCGGCTGGGGTGTGCTCGACTACGCGCTCAACGATGCCGAAGAGGCACATGGCCTTCTGCGTCTGGGCCATGCATCGGCGCTGAGCAGCTGGGCGCTGATGAATACCGGCACGCCCGAGAGCGACTATGGCTACTGGTTCGGCGGCAAGGCCAACGATGGTGGCGCAGGCGGCGGTTTCGAGCCTGCAGCGCTGGGTATGACCTGGCTCGACCAGCCGCACCGTCACGGCTCGTGGTACTACTCGTGCGAGATCGACCTTGGCTTTTGCGGCGGCCTTCGCGCCGCCGCGACGACGCTGGTCGACGATCCGCTGTTCGGCCGGGTGGCGCTCGGGGGAACGCTGGAGACGCGTGCGCCCGCAACACTGGCAATCGTGCCGCGCGATGGCGTGCGGCGCCGCTTCCACGTCCGCCTCGATGCGCTCGGCTTCGACGTCCAGGTGGGAAGCGGGGCACGGCTGTCGGGCCGCGAGCCGATCATGGTCGATGTCGAGGCCGCGACCTGCAGCCTCACGCTCGAACATGGCGCAGGACCGGCGCGCGAGATCGTGCTGCAGGCGAGGCCACGCGGCAAGGGCAGGGCCTCTGTCTCGCTCGCTGCTGGCGCACCGCTGGTGGAGAACGCGCGCGGCTGGATCGTCCCGCTCGCCGGCGACACGACGCAAACCCGGCTCACGCTGAGCTTTGCGTGACATCCTCGCGCCGAGGCAGGTGGAGACTTCCGGCACTGACTGGGCAGGCTGACATGGGGGGGAAGCGCATATCGTCCCCACTCCGCTCATGCTGAGCAGGGTGGAGAGGGCTGATTTTTTTGGGGGGGGAGAGGAAGTTGCATCATGTCGTCACCCCAGCGAAAGCTGGGGTCGTTGGCAGGTTAGTGTCGCCCTTAAGGACAGCCGCAGCCTCGAAATGGCCCGAAGCCAGCTTTCTCCTCAAGAGTACCTAGCGATCCCAGCTTTCGCTGGAATGACGACAGAATTTTAACGACCGCAAACGTTCGAAACCGGACGTTCGATCTTGTCCACGCAGACAGCCTAGTCGCTCCAGCCGCGCGCTTTGGCGCGCGCTTCGCCTTCGGCGTCGAGCGGTGCGCCTTGGGCCATGTCCTGTGCGGCTGCCATGAGTTCGGCATCGGCGGAACCCGCTTGCCGGTAGGCACCGCTGGTGCCTGCGCCGCTCGCCATGGTGCGCTCGAGGATCCAGCGATCATCGTCCTTGCAGGCGATGCCGGCGGTCGCGGAATTGTCGAAGACCCGGCAGTAATCGCCGTCGCCGCGCCGGAAGCTGGTGAGGATGCGCAAGGGCGCGTCGCCGCTCGCCTGATTGGCCGCGAGCCTGCTTTCGAGGCCCAGCGCCAATGCGCCCGAGGCGACCAGCGCACCGTCGCTCTCGCGCACAGCGCCCTTGCCGATGGGAACCTGCGTGCCGAGGAACAGGCCCAGCACCAGCGAAGCGGCGATGGCGAGACCGTTGCCCCAGCGCAGTCCTGTGGGAGGTGGCGTGATGGCTTCCTGCGTGCGCTCGGCCCGCTTGCGGGCCCGTTCCTCGCGGACATAGGCGAGGCTGATGACCTTGGGGCGTTCGGCCTGCGCGAGCCGCGCTGCGCCATGCTCGTCTTCGCGCGCGGCAGCCGCGATCATTGCGCTGAGCGCGTCGGGCACGGGTTCGTCGCGGACGGGATCGAGCCGGTCCTTGAGCCGTGCGCGCAAGGCGCGGTGCGCGGCAACCTCCCGGGCGAGCGCCGGGTCCGCCGACAGCGCAGCCTCGATGCGCGCAGCGTCCGCGCCCGCAAGCTCGCCGTCGGCATAGGCCATCAGTTCCTCGCGCGTCACGCTCATGCGGCTTCTCCCAGTTGCTTCATCAGCGCCTCGCGCCCGCGTCCCAGTCGCGAGGTCAGCGTGCCTTGCGGGACGCCGAGGATCTCGGCGGCTTCCTTGTAGGCGAAACCCTCGACGAGCACGAGCACCACCGCCTCGCGCTGTTCTGCGGGAAGGAGCGCGAGAGCGCGCTCGACATTGCCCAGCTCGACCAGGTTTTCCGCGTCCTCGTGTCCGGTATTCCCCACGTTCAGTCCTTCGTCCTCGTGCGTGAATGTCTGCGAACGGCGTGAACGCGCGCGCACCTCGTCGATCCACTGATTGCGCATGATCCGGTAGACCCAGGCATCGAGGCGCGTGCCCTCCTGCCACTGGTGGCGGGCCTTGAGCGCGCGCTCGACGGTCTGCTGGCACAGGTCGTCGGCATCCGCCGCATCCTGCGTGAGGCCACGTGCGAAGCGCCTGAGGCGCGGCAGCAGGTCGGTCAGGTCCTCGCAGAAGCGGTTCATGCGTTTCGTCTTGTTCCCGTGCGATTGCGCATTGTTCGTGGATGAAACGCATGGGCTGCCGCGTTTCATCCACGAGTGCTACGAAATTTTTTGAAACGAGCCTTGCTTCGCACCGGTTAACGCGCGGCAGGCATCGCTGCTAAGGATCGCAAGATGGCTGGATCGAAATGGACACGCAGGGCGCTGGGGGCCGCCGTGCTGCTGCTGGCAGCGGCGCCGCTCCATGCGCAGCTGGGCGCGGGGCTGCCCGTCGATCCGGCAGGTACGCTCGGTTCGATCGGCGAGCGTGTCGGGGAAGCGCTCGATGACGCCAGGCGCTCTGCCCTCGATCCGTTCGAAGGAAACGTGCGCCAGTTGCGCGATCTCGCGCGCGAGCGGGTGCGGCGCCTCGCTTCGTTCGTCTCGGACAACCAGGGCGCTGTCGAATGGGACGACGAGCGCCAGCCCGCGGTGCGCGGCGAAGTCCTGCTGCTCGACCCTGACGCACAGGCGCTCGCGCTTGCCGGGGCTCGCGGATATCGCGTGATCGAACAGGGCAGCATCGCCGGTCTCGACATCCCCTTCGCCCGGCTTGCGGTTCCCGAGGGGACCGACCTCGATGATGCCCTCAAGCGCCTGCGCAAGGCGCTGCCCGGCCGCGAGATCAGCGCCGACCAGCTGCATTTCCCCGCCGGGACGACGGCGCCGTCCGGCCAAGCGGGTGCGAGCAGTGCGGCCTTGCCGCGTGGCGGCACCGTCGGCGTCATCGACGGAGGCCTCGCTGCGGGCAGTGCGGCGCGGCTCGTCGCGCAGAAGGGCTTTGCCAGGGGCGCGCCGAGGCAGGACGAACATGCCGCCGCCATCGCCTCGCTGCTCACCGGAGCCGGCACCGCGAGGCTCTATGCGGCCGACGTCTACGGATCGGACCCGGCAGGCGGCAATGCCCTCGCCATCGCGCGCGCGCTCGGCTGGATGCACGAGGGCGGGGTGCCGGTGGTCTCGATCAGCCTCGTGGGGCCGCCCAATCCGCTGCTCGCGCGTGCGGTCGCGAAAGTGCAGCAAGACGGCATGGTGGTCGTCGCGGCGGTCGGCAACGATGGTGCCGCTGCGCCGCCTGCCTATCCCGCGAGCTATCCCGGCGTCGTCGCGGTGACCGGGGTGGATGGCGCGGGGCGCGTGCTGATCGAGGCCGGGCGTGCTGGCCATCTCGACTATGCAGCGCCCGGTGCGGACATGTCGGCGCTGGTCCCGGGCAAGGGGCGCATCGACCTGCGCGGAACGTCCTTCGCCGCCCCGCTCGCCGCTGCGCGCATCGCCGCGCGCCTGAAGGAGGCAGGAGCCGCGCGCGCGGCACTCGGGCTGGTCGACGGCGAGGCGCTGCATCCCTCGCGCAGCACCGGGCGCGGCGTCGTCTGCAACATCTGCCGCTCGGGGCTCTAGGGCGCGTTGAACGACTTGGCGATGATTGGACAGTCTGAGTTGGGTGGGCTTCTGACGGTCAAGTATTGGATAAATCAACGCAAGAGCTGACTTTTAGCTAGAGAGTGATCTACACTCCCTTGATGGCGAAATCCTTCACTTGGGAACGAGGACCATTCGAGCAGTGCCCGCGCTGCGGCGAGCAAACGTTCGGCTTTCTTTCTGCGGGGTGCGACGTGATGATGTTGCGCTGCACGAAATGCCGCTACAGCCATGGTGAAGTGCTGCCTAAGGTCGACAAGGCGACCATTTATCTCGACCAATTTATGTTCAGCTCGATCTTCAAGATCAAAGCTGGCGGCCGGGCACCGCTCGGGCAACAGGATTTCTACGACGAGTTAATCCCGCTTCTTCGCCGTGTTGTCCTGCTGCAACAGGCGATTTTGCCACACTCAGACCTTCACTCCAACGAGACTATTGTCTTTCACGATCCCCGGGGCCTGCGCGATGCCTATGAGGATATTGGGGGT is a window of Novosphingobium aureum DNA encoding:
- a CDS encoding DUF5695 domain-containing protein, with amino-acid sequence MTKQFSRQLAGALRHVQTIRRLPRRAVLKAGAASLLLPALARRAQAETVLPERLVSRRIGGEGTLFAAGFDKGMVTSLHASGHEALGDFILQGGYLGQVRGKWRAAGGDGSWRAFDTATMTPARSAAIRTGSETRYTLARGLALIVRFVLSGEGLRFDVDIENARGVAIEFGDLAVPLPVNELQASGGKDPAGLLKHSFVSGHGSHIFWQRKDVATPWLAMFPQSGTALEYWDTPRGKGTPFCVYFNAACAVEEVRKAGSRWRLPASIRSVPAGETLRQGVHFELVEGYDDMRRAIADHGLVDVEVIPGMTVPSDLEVTLSLGSRIPVARLEAEHPGETRIEAAGMRAGRQLYRVAFSRLGENQLTLVQTDGSRTTLEFFATEPVETLIAKRGAFIAAHQHNDPAKWYNGLLGEWAMDSEVLLGPDNYDRIGGWRIYEVTCDDPGLSKPAFLGLKLAEYPVQAEVDALDRYIEHFVWGGLQQTTEEPYPYGIYGILDWKRNRESDDPGDKGRKHLWRPYDYPHIVAMYFGMYRAARHHPGIATHMAPLDYLQRAFGTARAMFTVPDELVGWDAWNIGYYNEIVLTDLIEALDAEGLADEAREIRSFWEKKVHHFVEEVEDLFVSEYAFDSTGFESTQAMARYAIDRPGQFPGPRARAFRERQMQANLFCRGWLEPSYYYLGSDYRGQGGDAYVLTYMSQMGGWGVLDYALNDAEEAHGLLRLGHASALSSWALMNTGTPESDYGYWFGGKANDGGAGGGFEPAALGMTWLDQPHRHGSWYYSCEIDLGFCGGLRAAATTLVDDPLFGRVALGGTLETRAPATLAIVPRDGVRRRFHVRLDALGFDVQVGSGARLSGREPIMVDVEAATCSLTLEHGAGPAREIVLQARPRGKGRASVSLAAGAPLVENARGWIVPLAGDTTQTRLTLSFA
- a CDS encoding anti-sigma factor family protein, coding for MSVTREELMAYADGELAGADAARIEAALSADPALAREVAAHRALRARLKDRLDPVRDEPVPDALSAMIAAAAREDEHGAARLAQAERPKVISLAYVREERARKRAERTQEAITPPPTGLRWGNGLAIAASLVLGLFLGTQVPIGKGAVRESDGALVASGALALGLESRLAANQASGDAPLRILTSFRRGDGDYCRVFDNSATAGIACKDDDRWILERTMASGAGTSGAYRQAGSADAELMAAAQDMAQGAPLDAEGEARAKARGWSD
- a CDS encoding S8 family serine peptidase; the protein is MAGSKWTRRALGAAVLLLAAAPLHAQLGAGLPVDPAGTLGSIGERVGEALDDARRSALDPFEGNVRQLRDLARERVRRLASFVSDNQGAVEWDDERQPAVRGEVLLLDPDAQALALAGARGYRVIEQGSIAGLDIPFARLAVPEGTDLDDALKRLRKALPGREISADQLHFPAGTTAPSGQAGASSAALPRGGTVGVIDGGLAAGSAARLVAQKGFARGAPRQDEHAAAIASLLTGAGTARLYAADVYGSDPAGGNALAIARALGWMHEGGVPVVSISLVGPPNPLLARAVAKVQQDGMVVVAAVGNDGAAAPPAYPASYPGVVAVTGVDGAGRVLIEAGRAGHLDYAAPGADMSALVPGKGRIDLRGTSFAAPLAAARIAARLKEAGAARAALGLVDGEALHPSRSTGRGVVCNICRSGL
- a CDS encoding NAD(P)/FAD-dependent oxidoreductase — encoded protein: MSHVGVVGAGVVGLSSALALLDAGHMVTLFDDDEGAQAPSWGNAGHIAAEQVAPLASFDTVRSVPSRLFCTGGALALPPAQIARWLPFSTRLLLASTPSRFARGRDAMRSLLAEAVPAWRALVDRIGAPALLRDEGHYVAWYDAVAARKGTAAWQAADTGTASPRPASAEELLRLGALGKKPLAGALRFSGTAQVADLDSLRRSLVEAFLAKGGVLRRGKAAIERQADRVQVIGHPTDQVLVCAGVHSRVLLEGIGHKLPMIAERGYHVRADAAYWPEDLPPIAFEERAMIVTRYRECVQAASFVEFASPDAPADPRKWERLERHIAELGLPITGPFRRWMGARPTLPDYLPAIGRSSRIGNLFYACGHQHLGLTLAPITARIVTALVDGATPPVPVEAFDIDRFA
- a CDS encoding RNA polymerase sigma factor — protein: MNRFCEDLTDLLPRLRRFARGLTQDAADADDLCQQTVERALKARHQWQEGTRLDAWVYRIMRNQWIDEVRARSRRSQTFTHEDEGLNVGNTGHEDAENLVELGNVERALALLPAEQREAVVLVLVEGFAYKEAAEILGVPQGTLTSRLGRGREALMKQLGEAA